In Miscanthus floridulus cultivar M001 chromosome 5, ASM1932011v1, whole genome shotgun sequence, one genomic interval encodes:
- the LOC136450238 gene encoding uncharacterized protein isoform X1: MPRSSRHRSHRSHMRGGSADRSESEGEESAPVAGAREEASAAARVSRDPEPERRRSSSGKEAVRSGNGYAEHGKKRKERVEEAVVDVVSDRWNSGVCDDHLVDKRSKSETFGHAEVEKLADKSRGSGDESKRSSRRAVVVDDRAEEVASKSDSGKRRSEKEKELGRKESTGHYKDDRDREREKEREREKEWERQKERDRERDKEREREKEREREREREREKDRDRERDRERERERERQKERERDKKDYDSKHERYEDGGGRKSGSKTSRTEEEAYSYRRDADANEISAKEKYNNPDMQADKHNRRKDDSEDTDKWPADNRDSDDRKTFSRYEHAKSRSSKEQRFDDDKYKEKYKDDYGRDKRQHDDKFSDERVARGHESDRADYKSAKDGHRSSESHYRKDAVQDVDHYEDYGNRYKETRGKKRPPEENDDQYDLKPPSTRDQRVHLEKSSGSGRLDSLIERARPDRSSSPSKIHSRSSPSPSSYHDKDQSRHGSKAIDHGKREMPYDERNSRPRTSSGRERTPASRLRDRDAENWSSERLKQKDDHQPREVALEISTSSHYERTPRKDKHTSPKQLSEKSPSSGDQRFSGRLSGGRSLDSKGERNSLTKYRDRDSDLAQERSHHQDRTPAKVLFREPTPSNSSISRGGHFSGSSPNHPLPPSARNSDSSFLGLHDDDRRPQNGDRRFHGHQKRNDMNSVRGHGHAWNNPPNWPSPVSNGFVPIQHGGAPGFHPPVHQFPGPPMFNLRPQMKLNQPGVSYPMHDAVDRFSTHMRPFGWPNHLDESCPPHMQVWNGGSGVFPGEPYMYGRQGWDQNRPHAGSRGWELTGDVSKGPSDVPDAELLVAEPDSAITAVSDSGGQHNLQPQAEQKEIPHLTAETIEAKDDDSKRSKRLEAPQGAQLVTSMQLKNGAVFSKNYLSRISVSHDLVESELYKRCISLLGDLGVTKASRLVRNELQQDNGNIEKMSTKYGSFNPLTSRYLKGDSTIFQRALALHKNQTQKGLITASALVKMEENMDVREDDHDMEMLEPVVSNPALQRHTDVMGEGSLSKQELGDGIGGTIPATIGSGGLDAPPEILLPQPEVVVATTAITQPNKDMEDVLPPAIEDGALQATLEHAVGILEVTPADGLEDVAPSAVGESGDDMEIIPPAMAEPRVGKEAAPVASPADSQEKPSIMQDTETGMEVEVDKVNGDSPGVGRVSSILGTKLDVAATDGDSEALLVESRVNLSRIPNSPESTH; encoded by the exons ATGCCTCGGAGCTCGCGTCACAGGTCGCACCGGTCCCACATGCGGGGAGGGTCCGCGGACCGGTCGGAGTCAGAGGGCGAGGAGTCGGCTCCGGTCGCCGGCGCGCGGGAGGAGGCctcggcggcggctagggtttccagAGATCCCGAGCCCGAGAGGCGCCGCTCGTCCTCGGGGAAGGAGGCCGTGAGATCGGGGAACGGGTACGCGGAGCAcgggaagaagaggaaggagagggttGAGGAGGCCGTGGTGGATGTGGTCAGCGACCGGTGGAACAGTGGCGTCTGCGACGATCACCTGGTCGACAAGAGGTCCAAGAGTGAGACCTTTGGGCATGCTGAAGTGGAGAAACTGGCCGACAAGTCTAGGGGATCAGGGGATGAGTCCAAGAGGTCAAGCAGGCGGGCGGTGGTTGTGGATGACAGGGCTGAGGAGGTTGCGTCCAAGAGTGACTCTGGGAAGCGGAGGTCAGAGAAAGAGAAGGAATTGGGGAGGAAGGAGAGTACTGGGCATTATAAGGATGACAGAGATAGGGAGAGGGAGAAAGAAAGGGAAAGAGAGAAAGAATGGGAGCGGCAGAAGGAGAGAGATAGAGAGCGTGACAAGGAAAGAGAacgggagaaggagagggagagagaacggGAACGAGAGCGGGAGAAAGACAGGGATCGAGAGCGGGACAGGGAACGGGAGAGGGAGCGCGAGAGGCAGAAGGAGCGGGAGAGGGACAAGAAAGATTATGATTCCAAGCATGAGAGGTATGAGGATGGCGGTGGCAGAAAGAGTGGCTCGAAGACGAGTAGGACGGAAGAGGAGGCCTACTCATATAGGAGAGATGCAGATGCCAATG aaatttcagcaaaagAGAAGTACAATAATCCTGATATGCAAGCTGACAAACACAACCGAAGAAAAGATGATTCTGAAGATACAGATAAGTGGCCCGCTGACAATAGAGACAGCGATGACAGAAAGACCTTCTCCAGATATGAACATGCTAAATCTAGGAGTTCTAAGGAACAAAGGTTTGATGATGACAAGTATAAGGAAAAGTACAAGGATGATTACGGAAGGGATAAAAGGCAACATGACGACAAGTTTTCTGATGAGCGAGTGGCCCGTGGTCATGAAAGTGATAGAGCTGATTATAAGAGTGCTAAAGATGGGCACAGAAGCTCAGAGAGCCATTACAGAAAGGATGCAGTTCAAGATGTTGATCATTATGAGGATTATGGCAATAGGTATAAGGAAACTAGAGGGAAAAAACGACCTCCAGAGGAAAATGATGACCAATACGATTTAAAGCCTCCAAGCACACGTGATCAACGTGTGCATTTGGAAAAATCTTCAGGCAGTGGGCGTCTGGATTCTCTGATTGAGAGAGCAAGACCAGATCGTAGTTCTAGTCCAAGTAAAATCCACTCAAGAAGTTCACCTAGCCCAAGTTCTTATCACGACAAGGATCAAAGCCG GCATGGATCTAAAGCAATAGATCATGGAAAGAGAGAAATGCCATATGATGAGAGAAATAGTCGGCCAAGAACATCTTCTGGTAGAGAAAGGACACCTGCTTCTAGACTTCGTGACAGGGATGCAGAAAATTGGTCTTCTGAAAGGCTTAAACAGAAGGATGATCACCAGCCTCGTGAGGTAGCATTGGAAATTTCTACATCATCACACTATGAACGCACACCTAGGAAAGATAAGCATACTTCACCAAAACAGCTGTCTGAAAAATCTCCATCCTCAGGTGACCAGAGGTTTTCAGGTAGGCTTAGTGGTGGGCGTAGTCTAGATAGTAAAGGAGAAAGAAACAGCCTTACGAAATACAGAGATAGAGATAGTGACCTAGCCCAAGAACGATCACATCATCAAGATCGAACACCAGCTAAAGTTCTGTTCAGAGAGCCAACACCGTCAAATTCATCCATAAGTAGAGGTGGTCATTTTTCGGGCAGTTCACCAAATCATCCTCTGCCACCTTCTGCAAGGAACAGTGATTCTTCCTTCCTGGGTCTGCATGATGATGACCGTAGGCCTCAAAATGGAGATAGGAGGTTCCATGGTCATCAAAAGAGGAATGACATGAATTCTGTCCGTGGACATGGGCATGCCTGGAACAATCCACCAAACTGGCCTTCTCCAGTTTCTAATGGTTTTGTCCCCATCCAACATGGTGGTGCTCCTGGTTTTCATCCGCCTGTCCATCAGTTTCCAGGCCCACCTATGTTTAACCTTAGACCTCAAATGAAGTTAAACCAACCTGGAGTTTCATATCCCATGCATGATGCTGTTGATAGGTTTTCGACCCACATGCGCCCATTTGGGTGGCCTAATCATCTGGATGAATCATGCCCACCTCATATGCAAGTTTGGAATGGAGGCAGTGGTGTGTTTCCTGGTGAACCCTATATGTATGGTAGGCAAGGGTGGGATCAGAATAGACCTCATGCTGGCAGCAGGGGTTGGGAGCTGACTGGTGATGTATCCAAGGGACCAAGTGATGTGCCGGATGCTGAACTTCTGGTAGCTGAGCCTGACTCTGCAATAACTGCTGTTTCTGATTCTGGTGGACAACACAATCTTCAACCTCAGGCCGAGCAGAAGGAAATTCCACACTTGACTGCTGAAACAATTGAAGCAAAGGATGATGATtctaaaaggtcaaaaagatTGGAAGCTCCTCAAGGAGCACAACTTGTGACTTCTATGCAGTTAAAGAATGGTGCAGTCTTTTCTAAAAACTATCTATCCAGGATCAGTGTCTCACATGATCTTGTTGAGTCAGAGTTATACAAAAGGTGCATATCCTTGCTGGGAGACTTGGGCGTAACAAAAGCCTCTCGTTTGGTTAGGAATGAACTTCAG CAGGATAATGGAAATATTGAAAAAATGTCTACAAAATATGGAAGCTTCAACCCTCTCACTTCACGTTACCTCAAGGGTGACAGTACAATCTTTCAG AGAGCTTTGGCCCTTCATAAGAACCAGACTCAAAAGGGTTTAATTACTGCATCTGCATTAGTAAAAATGGAAGAGAACATGGATGTAAGAGAAGATGACCATGACATGGAAATGCTTGAACCAGTGGTGAGCAATCCTGCTCTGCAACGTCACACTGATGTCATGGGGGAAGGATCACTGTCAAAACAGGAACTTGGTGATGGCATTGGGGGAACCATTCCAGCAACTATAGGATCTGGGGGTCTGGATGCACCTCCAGAAATTCTCCTTCCCCAACCTGAGGTGGTGGTGGCAACAACAGCAATCACACAGCCTAACAAGGACATGGAGGATGTGTTGCCTCCAGCAATTGAGGATGGTGCACTACAAGCAACCCTTGAACATGCTGTTGGCATACTGGAAGTTACACCTGCTGATGGCTTGGAGGATGTTGCACCTTCTGCTGTTGGAGAATCAGGTGATGACATGGAAATTATACCCCCTGCTATGGCAGAACCTCGAGTAGGCAAGGAAGCTGCTCCTGTTGCTAGCCCTGCTGATAGTCAAGAGAAGCCCTCCATCATGCAAGATACTGAGACAGGTATGGAGGTTGAGGTTGATAAGGTTAACGGTGATAGTCCTGGGGTCGGTAGGGTGAGTTCTATCCTTGGCACCAAACTTGATGTTGCTGCAACTGATGGGGATTCTGAAGCTTTGTTGGTGGAAAGTAGGGTAAATTTAAGTCGGATACCTAATTCCCCAGAAAGTACACATTGA
- the LOC136450238 gene encoding uncharacterized protein isoform X2 → MPRSSRHRSHRSHMRGGSADRSESEGEESAPVAGAREEASAAARVSRDPEPERRRSSSGKEAVRSGNGYAEHGKKRKERVEEAVVDVVSDRWNSGVCDDHLVDKRSKSETFGHAEVEKLADKSRGSGDESKRSSRRAVVVDDRAEEVASKSDSGKRRSEKEKELGRKESTGHYKDDRDREREKEREREKEWERQKERDRERDKEREREKEREREREREREKDRDRERDRERERERERQKERERDKKDYDSKHERYEDGGGRKSGSKTSRTEEEAYSYRRDADANEISAKEKYNNPDMQADKHNRRKDDSEDTDKWPADNRDSDDRKTFSRYEHAKSRSSKEQRFDDDKYKEKYKDDYGRDKRQHDDKFSDERVARGHESDRADYKSAKDGHRSSESHYRKDAVQDVDHYEDYGNRYKETRGKKRPPEENDDQYDLKPPSTRDQRVHLEKSSGSGRLDSLIERARPDRSSSPSKIHSRSSPSPSSYHDKDQSRHGSKAIDHGKREMPYDERNSRPRTSSGRERTPASRLRDRDAENWSSERLKQKDDHQPREVALEISTSSHYERTPRKDKHTSPKQLSEKSPSSGDQRFSGRLSGGRSLDSKGERNSLTKYRDRDSDLAQERSHHQDRTPAKVLFREPTPSNSSISRGGHFSGSSPNHPLPPSARNSDSSFLGLHDDDRRPQNGDRRFHGHQKRNDMNSVRGHGHAWNNPPNWPSPVSNGFVPIQHGGAPGFHPPVHQFPGPPMFNLRPQMKLNQPGVSYPMHDAVDRFSTHMRPFGWPNHLDESCPPHMQVWNGGSGVFPGEPYMYGRQGWDQNRPHAGSRGWELTGDVSKGPSDVPDAELLVAEPDSAITAVSDSGGQHNLQPQAEQKEIPHLTAETIEAKDDDSKRSKRLEAPQGAQLVTSMQLKNGAVFSKNYLSRISVSHDLVESELYKRCISLLGDLGVTKASRLVRNELQDNGNIEKMSTKYGSFNPLTSRYLKGDSTIFQRALALHKNQTQKGLITASALVKMEENMDVREDDHDMEMLEPVVSNPALQRHTDVMGEGSLSKQELGDGIGGTIPATIGSGGLDAPPEILLPQPEVVVATTAITQPNKDMEDVLPPAIEDGALQATLEHAVGILEVTPADGLEDVAPSAVGESGDDMEIIPPAMAEPRVGKEAAPVASPADSQEKPSIMQDTETGMEVEVDKVNGDSPGVGRVSSILGTKLDVAATDGDSEALLVESRVNLSRIPNSPESTH, encoded by the exons ATGCCTCGGAGCTCGCGTCACAGGTCGCACCGGTCCCACATGCGGGGAGGGTCCGCGGACCGGTCGGAGTCAGAGGGCGAGGAGTCGGCTCCGGTCGCCGGCGCGCGGGAGGAGGCctcggcggcggctagggtttccagAGATCCCGAGCCCGAGAGGCGCCGCTCGTCCTCGGGGAAGGAGGCCGTGAGATCGGGGAACGGGTACGCGGAGCAcgggaagaagaggaaggagagggttGAGGAGGCCGTGGTGGATGTGGTCAGCGACCGGTGGAACAGTGGCGTCTGCGACGATCACCTGGTCGACAAGAGGTCCAAGAGTGAGACCTTTGGGCATGCTGAAGTGGAGAAACTGGCCGACAAGTCTAGGGGATCAGGGGATGAGTCCAAGAGGTCAAGCAGGCGGGCGGTGGTTGTGGATGACAGGGCTGAGGAGGTTGCGTCCAAGAGTGACTCTGGGAAGCGGAGGTCAGAGAAAGAGAAGGAATTGGGGAGGAAGGAGAGTACTGGGCATTATAAGGATGACAGAGATAGGGAGAGGGAGAAAGAAAGGGAAAGAGAGAAAGAATGGGAGCGGCAGAAGGAGAGAGATAGAGAGCGTGACAAGGAAAGAGAacgggagaaggagagggagagagaacggGAACGAGAGCGGGAGAAAGACAGGGATCGAGAGCGGGACAGGGAACGGGAGAGGGAGCGCGAGAGGCAGAAGGAGCGGGAGAGGGACAAGAAAGATTATGATTCCAAGCATGAGAGGTATGAGGATGGCGGTGGCAGAAAGAGTGGCTCGAAGACGAGTAGGACGGAAGAGGAGGCCTACTCATATAGGAGAGATGCAGATGCCAATG aaatttcagcaaaagAGAAGTACAATAATCCTGATATGCAAGCTGACAAACACAACCGAAGAAAAGATGATTCTGAAGATACAGATAAGTGGCCCGCTGACAATAGAGACAGCGATGACAGAAAGACCTTCTCCAGATATGAACATGCTAAATCTAGGAGTTCTAAGGAACAAAGGTTTGATGATGACAAGTATAAGGAAAAGTACAAGGATGATTACGGAAGGGATAAAAGGCAACATGACGACAAGTTTTCTGATGAGCGAGTGGCCCGTGGTCATGAAAGTGATAGAGCTGATTATAAGAGTGCTAAAGATGGGCACAGAAGCTCAGAGAGCCATTACAGAAAGGATGCAGTTCAAGATGTTGATCATTATGAGGATTATGGCAATAGGTATAAGGAAACTAGAGGGAAAAAACGACCTCCAGAGGAAAATGATGACCAATACGATTTAAAGCCTCCAAGCACACGTGATCAACGTGTGCATTTGGAAAAATCTTCAGGCAGTGGGCGTCTGGATTCTCTGATTGAGAGAGCAAGACCAGATCGTAGTTCTAGTCCAAGTAAAATCCACTCAAGAAGTTCACCTAGCCCAAGTTCTTATCACGACAAGGATCAAAGCCG GCATGGATCTAAAGCAATAGATCATGGAAAGAGAGAAATGCCATATGATGAGAGAAATAGTCGGCCAAGAACATCTTCTGGTAGAGAAAGGACACCTGCTTCTAGACTTCGTGACAGGGATGCAGAAAATTGGTCTTCTGAAAGGCTTAAACAGAAGGATGATCACCAGCCTCGTGAGGTAGCATTGGAAATTTCTACATCATCACACTATGAACGCACACCTAGGAAAGATAAGCATACTTCACCAAAACAGCTGTCTGAAAAATCTCCATCCTCAGGTGACCAGAGGTTTTCAGGTAGGCTTAGTGGTGGGCGTAGTCTAGATAGTAAAGGAGAAAGAAACAGCCTTACGAAATACAGAGATAGAGATAGTGACCTAGCCCAAGAACGATCACATCATCAAGATCGAACACCAGCTAAAGTTCTGTTCAGAGAGCCAACACCGTCAAATTCATCCATAAGTAGAGGTGGTCATTTTTCGGGCAGTTCACCAAATCATCCTCTGCCACCTTCTGCAAGGAACAGTGATTCTTCCTTCCTGGGTCTGCATGATGATGACCGTAGGCCTCAAAATGGAGATAGGAGGTTCCATGGTCATCAAAAGAGGAATGACATGAATTCTGTCCGTGGACATGGGCATGCCTGGAACAATCCACCAAACTGGCCTTCTCCAGTTTCTAATGGTTTTGTCCCCATCCAACATGGTGGTGCTCCTGGTTTTCATCCGCCTGTCCATCAGTTTCCAGGCCCACCTATGTTTAACCTTAGACCTCAAATGAAGTTAAACCAACCTGGAGTTTCATATCCCATGCATGATGCTGTTGATAGGTTTTCGACCCACATGCGCCCATTTGGGTGGCCTAATCATCTGGATGAATCATGCCCACCTCATATGCAAGTTTGGAATGGAGGCAGTGGTGTGTTTCCTGGTGAACCCTATATGTATGGTAGGCAAGGGTGGGATCAGAATAGACCTCATGCTGGCAGCAGGGGTTGGGAGCTGACTGGTGATGTATCCAAGGGACCAAGTGATGTGCCGGATGCTGAACTTCTGGTAGCTGAGCCTGACTCTGCAATAACTGCTGTTTCTGATTCTGGTGGACAACACAATCTTCAACCTCAGGCCGAGCAGAAGGAAATTCCACACTTGACTGCTGAAACAATTGAAGCAAAGGATGATGATtctaaaaggtcaaaaagatTGGAAGCTCCTCAAGGAGCACAACTTGTGACTTCTATGCAGTTAAAGAATGGTGCAGTCTTTTCTAAAAACTATCTATCCAGGATCAGTGTCTCACATGATCTTGTTGAGTCAGAGTTATACAAAAGGTGCATATCCTTGCTGGGAGACTTGGGCGTAACAAAAGCCTCTCGTTTGGTTAGGAATGAACTTCAG GATAATGGAAATATTGAAAAAATGTCTACAAAATATGGAAGCTTCAACCCTCTCACTTCACGTTACCTCAAGGGTGACAGTACAATCTTTCAG AGAGCTTTGGCCCTTCATAAGAACCAGACTCAAAAGGGTTTAATTACTGCATCTGCATTAGTAAAAATGGAAGAGAACATGGATGTAAGAGAAGATGACCATGACATGGAAATGCTTGAACCAGTGGTGAGCAATCCTGCTCTGCAACGTCACACTGATGTCATGGGGGAAGGATCACTGTCAAAACAGGAACTTGGTGATGGCATTGGGGGAACCATTCCAGCAACTATAGGATCTGGGGGTCTGGATGCACCTCCAGAAATTCTCCTTCCCCAACCTGAGGTGGTGGTGGCAACAACAGCAATCACACAGCCTAACAAGGACATGGAGGATGTGTTGCCTCCAGCAATTGAGGATGGTGCACTACAAGCAACCCTTGAACATGCTGTTGGCATACTGGAAGTTACACCTGCTGATGGCTTGGAGGATGTTGCACCTTCTGCTGTTGGAGAATCAGGTGATGACATGGAAATTATACCCCCTGCTATGGCAGAACCTCGAGTAGGCAAGGAAGCTGCTCCTGTTGCTAGCCCTGCTGATAGTCAAGAGAAGCCCTCCATCATGCAAGATACTGAGACAGGTATGGAGGTTGAGGTTGATAAGGTTAACGGTGATAGTCCTGGGGTCGGTAGGGTGAGTTCTATCCTTGGCACCAAACTTGATGTTGCTGCAACTGATGGGGATTCTGAAGCTTTGTTGGTGGAAAGTAGGGTAAATTTAAGTCGGATACCTAATTCCCCAGAAAGTACACATTGA